ATTTAAAAGACATTGTCGAGCAAGGGACATTGACAACTCGGGCAGTCTACCGTTGCCGAAAGAAAAATCATCTCTCCCAACAGAATCAAACTTCCCAGTTCTTGAAACCCCATCTTCCAATGCAAGTTGCCTCCATTTTCCCTTACCAACAACATGAACTTTAACATCAGAGCCATCAGAGGGACTAGAGTAATTGGACTTCAAAAGCCCCTTCTCCAGTGCCATAAGGCAGCACTCAGCAATTCTCAGCCACAGGAGAGGCCTGTTGTAGTAAGTTAGACCAGCCTTGTAAAAACATTGAGCAGCATGTACTGGTTTCCCACAAGACAAGAGCGACAGACCAGAGTTATATGCCATCTGCCAAGACTTAACCTGTGAGAAAGTTGCTAGCTTTACAGGTTTCTCCTTCAACAAAGTTGACCTGTAACGCAATGCTTTGGAAAAGAATACACTTGATGCGTGATATTTCCCAAGACGATAATAGATGCAGCCAAAGTTGTTGTAATACATGCTAGAAATTCCGATTTCTGTTAGATTACTTGATGCCATCAAAAGCTTGCACGCTTTACGGTGATTTCCCCGAGCATACTCAAGCTGCGACTTCAGATAAAGTGCCCATGTATAATCTTTGCCGCGCGCTATATTCATAGCCATCTTAACTTCACGCTTAGCTGCCTTGATATTTCTGGTAAGGAGCAGAAAACTGACTTTGTAAAGATGCAACTTAAGCCTGAGATCAACCGTTGAGATAGAATCGTCAGTTTGAATCCTTGAAACATCATTtgaagattggagactagatgGTCTTGGCAGATTCTCTCCACCAATATCCAGGGATGATAGTAACTGCAATGATTCATCCTCAAGTGCCTCTTCTGATAAAGTTCTAGATAACGAACTTTCCAAAACATTTGCAGAAGAAGCTGAATCAGAATTTGAGGCACCAGGAATTGTAGCAGAAAATGAAGCAGATTTTGACACCATGGTAGGTTGATGCAATGAGCTTCCATTATCTACTTGGTTGGTCATGCTATTGGCACAAAATACTTTCTCCACATAGCTAATCACATCCTAAACAATACAAATGACAACTAAATAAGTATACATAAGTAAATATTTTTAGGATAGCTTTAACGTGTACATTATCAGATATtacaagaaaagaataaaagggTACTGTAACCATTCAAAACTACAATTAAACAACTACTACCAAAATTTGCAATAAATGCAATATATATCAACAGGACTAAATAATAGCATGGTATAACAATCAATACTACCGTGTTTGGAAGCATCCCATTTTCAGTATGGTAAACAAGAAGCATCACAACCACTTAACTTCAACTCCATGTTGAAAACAATGAGGCAGTCCTTAAATCAGTTGCGAGactaaaaagaaataaaatttcaCTTACTATTCTCTTTCCTACCTTATACCACTCCAAGACTTGGCACTTTTCGCTTATACCATCCCATTATGTATTTCTCCCGTACGAATTGAAAGCATAAACTTCAATAGCTCTACCATATTAATTGGTGCAAACACAGTATCAGGGACAACATGGTAGCCTAAACTTAAAATTGCCTTAGCCAGTACAGCACCACTCTGGGAGAAGGGATCAGAGCAGAAAGAACAATGACCATATCAGACCAGGATGTGTCAACAAGGATAAGTACCCATGCAGGAAATTAACTGAAAATTGCTTGACCAGTCCAACTTCTCTTGTGAAAGCATTATCCAAGGAGCAAAAGCCTTTAGATTATTAGAAGACTAAGAACTTATAAGACTATCTTCCCATGTTTATGTGAAGTAAAACATACAGACGTTAAGATAGTCAAGAAGACTTTCTATCAACACTGGCCATATTATCCATAGAGGCGTACACTGCATATATTCAAAAATATGATATCTGGGAAGTTCATCCACATTACATTGGAATGTGCAAGacaaaataattttaaataCCAACCACAGTCTATCACTAATAATCTTCTGATCCACCACCACCTTAATAtgattctttatcttctttatAATTATCTTCTTTATCCTGGTAAGTATTCCTCTCTAAAAGTATCAACAGTAAAGATGAGTCTCAGTCAAAAAGTATGCCCCATTAAAAATTGGTATTGGTAAGGATAGTCCATTTCTTTATGCAAAATCAATGCTTTAATATGATTTTACTTCCCCGTTGCCAAACCCAAGCAGCAGGGGTATCATGCAATGTACTCAGTTTCTCCTTTCAGTTGAATTAAGATCACAAGACAGGAAAGACAAGGAGAATTAGCATTCATACACATTAAGGCTATGTGACACCTTGTAATCTATGATTCAGCTAAATTGGCCCAAATACTCAAAAAGACCATACAAGAACATTAGCCTTCCTGCATACAAGATGGGATCCACCAAGTGCATCTCAACAAAGGACAGCTAAACTACTTTTTGAGAAAGTAAATTTCCAAATTGTAAATCAAAGATACAAGCAAGAGGCATCAATTAGTTCAAAGATTTTATAACCAAGAAGATAAAGTAGAGAGAATCCATGATATGAAAAACCACTTCTGAGAACTCATAATATAGCAAACTATTCCCTAAGCACTTGATTAGTAACCCACCATAAGGAAAGTCTTGTCATTGACAATCATAGATACGTGCATTTCTAGATTTAATCAATCAATCAAAACCTTCCTAGGATAAAATGAAATCAATCCTGATACAACACACACTTGTGTGTTTGAATATATAGATCCCTAAAAGATTTACACaaaaatttcaaagttttagaaggatattttttcttttgacaagTGAAACACAGTAGTATTAACATAAAgctttttatctttttcataGTACCATATTGATCCCATCTTCATTGGCGACTTTGACCAGCACACAGTTTAAGAGCGCTGCTCTATGACATCTATACTGGTAATTTTTTCCCAAAATATATGAAGTTAACAATCTATTTAAAGATCCAACTTTCAATAGTCCTTGATGCTAAAGCAGCTTTATGATGGATTCATGAAACTTGACTATAGTATTTGACTCTAACAGGGACAAATTTTTCAAGATAACTGGAAAAGGAAATGGTGGCAAATGAAAAGCATAGACATTCAAGTTCACATTTATCCATGAAACACAGTTTTTCAACCAGGCAAGAGATTCTATTAACTTTTCAGGAGATTATGCCCTCACCGCTAGATGAGCATTTCTGGCCTCCATAAGATGCATATGGGTCTCAAATGGTATCCATATAACTTACTTTGACTTTTTCCTTTGTTGTGTCAATACTAGATCAAATGAGATCTGGCTAACCAACTTCTAAGACAGGTATAATTATTATTAGCTAAACAAAGAGCATGAGTTATATACTCTGCAGAACAAAGGTTGTATGGCTTCTCTCAACCTACTCAAGTCCAATTCATATGGACCTCTTAGAGGTTAAAATCATACTAAAAAAAAGAGGATGCGTGATATATTCTGCGGAAGCAAGGTCGTATGATTTCCCTCAACCTAGGCAAGTGCAATCCATGTGGACCTCTTGAAGGTTAAAATCATACTAAATAGAAGTTAAGACCATACCAAAAATTTACAGAGGCATCTTATCTTTTTATACAGAAATGAGCTTTGTGAAGAACTCAGCAAAGGTTGCTCTATCTCCTCTGTTTGTTTGTCATCTATCTTTTTCCCTTGTCTACCATCCAAACTGGCGCTATAGGCATAGAATATGTCTGTGCTTATTCAACATATATGCTAGTTGTAGGTAATTTATCTGAAactttttcttcttattttgtttcattttacTCCAGGAACTTATTGTGGTTAAGATCATAAGGGAGAAAAAAGTAACTAACAAAAGAGCATGTCTACAAAAGAAAGAGGAGGTAATTCTAAAAGCAGAGCTCCTCTTTTGTATAATTATATTAGATGGTTTTTACACTTGTATTTTATACGAAGTATAATTAAGGAATGGAGAACAGCATGCTCCAAAGTGGAAACCAAGCATTCCTTTAGAGTCCTTGTTAATCAGTACCAAGAACCACATTCGTCCAATTAAGCCCATACTAAATCTTTGCACGAAGCAAACAAGTAAATCAAGCAGAACTTACAGCAGATCTAGATGCATGGTTCGAAAATAATGCTACATCCAGCAATAGAAGGCAAATACGTAGAGCTGTCCCCTGCAAGTATTCAGAGATTAATCAATGAAacttaaaaaagaaataagacAACATCTATTCCACAAATAATTACCTCATCTATGGGTTCAATATTTTGATACAATGCATCCAAAATCCTGTATGATTTTGCATATTCATGGAGATGGAACCAGATGACTGCCTGAGAATAATGTAATGATTCAGATTAACACCACGCACACAAAAACATTCCACAAACAAGAAACCCACAGAGCCAAGATAATAGCTGTTCATTCCATTCAAATGAGCATACCGTGTTAAATATTGTAACCGAAGTATCAAATTCATCAGTGTAGACAACAGGCAGGCTACTTGTGACAGAATATGAATTTGATACATTACTATTTCCTTTACTTCCAACTGCAAGTCTGCTAGTGCTGCCGACTGACTCTGTTTGTTGTTCCTCAGATGCATGAGCAAGTGCTTCACTTCGTTTCtgaaaataaaaccaaaaaaaaaaaaagtgaagtaaCTAGAAGTAAGAATAGGACAGAGATAGTTCAGACCCGGATTAGTGTGGCACTGTACAACAACTACCCAATTCCAAGTTTTCTGGACCAATTTACTCCTAAAATTTGACAAGTGTAGATCGATTTCATATGTGCTATTCGCTatccctttccttttctttgtccTTTATTCCTCAAATTACTTGCAAAAGCTTAAACACGTATACTCAAACTTCTTATTCATATCTTGACAGAAAAATACGAGAAACCGTAACATAAGATTGGAAAGTCTCTCATCAGAGAATTGATATAGGAGAATCCATAAagcatacaaaaagaaaacagCACAACCAATGCTTACCATAGATGATCAACTATCTTCTTCTACGTCATCCAATCAAAATTCTTATCACAGCCATTTAGAAGAATAATTTTTTATTGAATGACCATTTAACTTACTTCACAGTCAAATACAATATCATAACACACAATCCAACGGTAGCAAAATGCTAGCCCACAAAAACCTTTCAAGCATCCGTTTGTTGACTGACATATCTTTAACATTGAATAAAGGTTCATAACGTGATAATAAACTATACAGATATTTATAGGTAGAGAATAACAAAAGCAAATGCAACATAAATAAAGCATGAAAATATCATCTCCAATTAAGCCAAAGAGCAGAACAAAAACTTCTGTCCCAACCTTAGATAAATAAAATCCCAAAGAAATATGTCAGCTATACAACTTACGAAACACTGGAAAGTCATTATAATAGAGAATGGAATAACAATTATTGTTGAATTAGATACATgcgaaaaaaaaataaagttcacAAAAATAAGTGGCAGCAACAAAGACCATCATTGAAAAGGCAAGAAAACCTCTTGCaataaaaattactaaaaatgCAACTCCACATCAAAAGAAACACAATCAAATCAGAAGAATAATTCAAACTCGAACTTCGACCCAGGAATT
This sequence is a window from Coffea eugenioides isolate CCC68of chromosome 7, Ceug_1.0, whole genome shotgun sequence. Protein-coding genes within it:
- the LOC113778583 gene encoding CCR4-NOT transcription complex subunit 10-like is translated as MDSSSSMSSPAIMVGDSNNNVSSNNRDGALSPTAAASLRGSMEDDVALSVAAGLAKEAALLFQAGKFAECVSVLKQLLHKKEDDPKILHNIAIAEYFQDGCSDPKKLLEELNNVKKRSEALAHASEEQQTESVGSTSRLAVGSKGNSNVSNSYSVTSSLPVVYTDEFDTSVTIFNTAVIWFHLHEYAKSYRILDALYQNIEPIDEGTALRICLLLLDVALFSNHASRSADVISYVEKVFCANSMTNQVDNGSSLHQPTMVSKSASFSATIPGASNSDSASSANVLESSLSRTLSEEALEDESLQLLSSLDIGGENLPRPSSLQSSNDVSRIQTDDSISTVDLRLKLHLYKVSFLLLTRNIKAAKREVKMAMNIARGKDYTWALYLKSQLEYARGNHRKACKLLMASSNLTEIGISSMYYNNFGCIYYRLGKYHASSVFFSKALRYRSTLLKEKPVKLATFSQVKSWQMAYNSGLSLLSCGKPVHAAQCFYKAGLTYYNRPLLWLRIAECCLMALEKGLLKSNYSSPSDGSDVKVHVVGKGKWRQLALEDGVSRTGKFDSVGRDDFSFGNGRLPELSMSLARQCLLNALHLLESSDSKYLKSGLLSDSAAEGSESGDSSSSKATSYKNLAGGDPKLLNAAVGSGQANTNGEVKEQKCGNGQNTSLLNSVSDYEDICRKENQMIEQALLADMAYVELELENPLKALSTAKSLLKLFECSKIYVFLGHLYAAEALCLLNRPKEAAEHLSVYVTGGSNFQLPYSQDDLEKWSVEKIVDFEEPNGGPSSVNASSSDEFQGFTFLKPEEARGTICANLALLAAELGDPGLVQDVMQATASALNSPHVILATVYLDLLQGKTQDALAKLKQCNRIRFLPGRSTLDGSS